GGTCCAATTACTTCTGATATCAAGAACGCCAAGTCTCTTAGCCAGTTATTTGCGTCAAGCAATCGGTTATACGGTGAATTGCCAGCGGAGATTTCAGAAGCCACGTCTTTGGTTTCCATTCGATTGAATGACAATCAAATTTCGGGCAATATTCCAACCAATATTGGTGATCTGAAGCAATTGGGCGCTCTTCAATTACAAAACAACAGGCTATCTGGCTCAATCCCGGATACAATTGGTTCTTGTTATTCTCTCTCTGATATAAACACTGCTAATAATTCACTTTCCGGTGATATTCCGTCTTCATTGGGGTCTCTACCAACTCTTAACTCTCTGAACCTGTCATATAATAAACTTTCCGGTCAAATTCCAGGGAGTTTGGCATCTCTTCGGTTAAGCCTTCTCGATCTTTCTCACAACACTCTAACCGGTCTTGTACCACAAGCTCTTGCAATTGAAGCTTATAATGGTAGCTTCGCCGGAAATTCAGGACTCTGCAGCCTTCGTATCAGCGCCTTCCCAAAGTGTCCCTCAGGTTCACATATGCCCAAGTATGTTCATACAATAATCATTTGCTTAGCAATAGGTTTGGCTCTCTTGCTTGTGGCTTTGTTATGCTGCTTCAAGTTAAAGAAGAGTGAAAAAGATCATCAAAACCGTTCGTTAAAGGATGAATCTTGGGACTTTAAGTCGTTCCATGTGTTGAGCTTCACAGAGGATGAGATTCTTGATTCCATCAAGCAAGAGAATCTAATTGGAACAGGTGGGTCAGGGAATGTGTATAAAGTGGCAGTCTCTAACGGTACTAATGAACTTGCGGTGAAACACATATGGAATACTGATGGCAAAAAGAGCCAGAGCACCACACCGATGCTTTCTAAACGTGCCGGAAAGTCAAAGCAATTTGACGCTGAGGTGCAGACTTTGAGCTCAATAAGGCATATGAATGTGGTGAAGTTGTATTGTAGTATTACCAGTGAGGACTCAAGCTTGTTGGTGTATGAGTATTTACCAAATGGGAGTTTGTGGGATAGGCTGCACTCAAGCCAGAAGATGGAGCTTGATTGGGATACAAGGTATGAGATTGCAGTGGGAGCAGCCAGAGGGTTGGAGTATCTACATCATGGGTGTGAGAAACCCGTGATTCACAGGGATGTCAAGTCTAGTAATATATTGCTGGATGAGTCTATGAAGCCAAAGATTGCTGATTTTGGACTTGCTAAGACTCTTCAGGCCAATGGTGGCAGGGATTCAACCCAGGTAATTGCGGGAACACATGGCTACATTGCTCCTGGTTAGTGGACATCCACTCCTTATTTTCatttgtgtttaaatttttaaggCTATATTTGAatatgttagtttttttttttttctttcaatattcGTTATTCGTTATGATTTTTCTAATGAGCTGTTGATTATGCAGAATATGGGTACACATACAAAGTGAATGAGAAGAGTGATGTATACAGTTTTGGAGTGGTATTGATGGAGCTGGTGAGCGGAAAATGTCCAATAGATCCGGAATACGGTGAGAACAAAGACATTGTGAGTTGGGTTAGTAGCAAAATAAAGACCAGGGAAAGTGTATTAAGTGTGGTGGACTCTAGAATTCCTGAGGTTTTAAAGGAAGACGTTGTTAAGGTACTGAAAATTTCAGTTCTCTGCACAGCAACACTTCACACTCTTCGACCCACAATGAGAAGTGTTGTACAAATGCTAGAGGATGCTGAGCCGGGTAAATTGCTGGGGATTGCGATTACCAAAGATGGTGCTAGCAAGAGTAGTAAGAATAGCGGAGTGACGGGTACAGGGAAATTTAATCCAGACTCTTAAGCTTCCAAAATTTGTCATTTGGAGTTCAAGATTTTTGGTCATCCCCATCCTTCTGCTTCTTGTAACATGTAGCATTACTGTGTAGTAGATGAGAGTGAGACTTTGAGATTATATTACAATATTAGCTGGAGCCTGTAAAATAGTGTAAGAGAATATTTACGTTTGTAATTTGCGAATGTAACATTGTAAAATAGTGTAAGTAAAAAGAAAGTTATGGTCGGTGACTCTCTTTAGGATTTGTGTTCATGATTTCTTTTGGTTCCCATCCATAGCTTCCCAAATGAGAGGTGCGGTGTAATTCTGGAACCGAAGGGCAACATAGAATAATAGATATTAAAATAATCTCTACTAAAATATGCCTCTaataagggtccgtttggattaaacttattttgctaaaactgaaaactgaaaacactatagcaaaataatttttaaatgtgttaatagtgtcgtgagacccatttttaatgaaaaagttgttaaaaagtgaagtttgtgggacccattaATAGTGCACAgatgtactgttcacggaagaaaagtcaaatgttgcggcttgaaaagaaaaaaaagaaagaacgaaACATGATTTTAAAACGCAGAAGCGATGCTGGATCCAAACCGCACCTAAGTGTAAAGcagatttttttgtttactttattTTGCAATCACTTTGGATGGTAACATCTAACAAGAATATACAATGCAGTAACTACATCACATGAAATGAACCCTAAATCCTCATTTTTAATAACTTGATGGTACATCATATCACATTGTTCCATCTAATTTGCAATCTTATATTGTTTTGTATATTTGAGATATAAACCCCTTGCTTTTTAACTATACCAGTTTGGATCGCAcatgcaaggcacatgcttgccattacataaaaatagtaatatatgacaaaatataaaatttatttgtaagacaaaataaatatttaaaaaatgatatcaatttTACGATTTAGGATGGAAATTTATAGATTATAATCACATAGtacatattttaaatataatatgtaCTTAGAAAACATGAGATCACAAAGTTGAGCAAATATGGTGTCTagaaagaacacaaaaataataaaaataaaaaataaaaacctcatcGTAGATCAAGAGGGGACCTGTTTTTTTCTGCCAATAGAATGAGACAAAGTGatacacaatatactaaaaatgTATATGTTTGTCTTCCTTCATATGCCTAATTGTTTGTTCAATATAGTTCACAAAAATAGAGTCTTCCAATGTATTAAACTTGAACCACATATTCATTTCTTTTGTTCTGTTGGATCGTAAACAAAGATGTTGAACCTATCTCTTGAATCTCCATGAATTCAAATATCGATCCCAAagagggataaaaaaaaaaaaaaattctatcaaaAGAACGCACAACAGTGCTTTCAATATCCTTGACGCCATCCTACAATCATAAAAGTAACCGTGTAAGCTTTCTATATTTTAGTAAACACaatgaaaaatatagattttaaaGGTAGCTAATTGAGCATGtagaatttataaaattgttgtgTTTTGATACCAGTAATGCACGAACAACCCTCAAATGCTGAACATGACAAATTTGGTGAGGGCTTGAATTAATGATTTTAAATATCATATTGAGTTGTAATTCTCAAATGAAAAAGATACTAATTTAAATAACTCAGTTATTTATGGAGTATTCAtagtaaaggaaaaaagaataaggCGAAACTACACTATTGGTCCCTGAAGTTTACCCTGAGTgcgcaattggtccctcaagtttgaagCGAGCACAATTAGTCCCAtaagttttaaaactgagttGATTTGGTCCttttactaattattattaacgGTGTTACTTATGTGGCTAACAGAACAAtgacttggtttttttttttttaatgacttggcatgtttttaattaaaaaattagaaactaaattTACACgttagaaacaaaaatcaccggtaccaaattaaaaattttattttctaccTGTTGTAAAAACCACAAcgaaagagaaagggagagaaggAAGAGCCCAAGCCGTAGCTGCCGCCGGCGACAGCACAAGCTCTAGCAGTCGCCGACGACAGCCACTGCCCTAGCAGCCACTGGCCAGCCTCCCTCCTCCTTTCGCACAATCACTGAGCTGCGTTCGTCCTCCCATCTCAGGTATTACACCGACGAAGACAAAAATCAGCCTCcctctctcctccctctctgTCTAATGGCCCTCTCTAGTGAAGGGTGGGTTCCGATGGGGCAATCGCTGGGTTTCATCTGGGTCTTCATCTGGGTTTTCATTTGGGTTTTCTCTTTGTGAtttcatttgggtttttttttttttttggtctttggtCATGTAAATTGCACTTgttgattgggtttttttttttggatcaaatGCAaggtagatgctgattttggattggatttttttgtgGGTTCATGGTGGTGGAGGTGTGGGTTGCCATTGTGGTGGTTGGGGTGGAGGTGGGGGTTGCCGtcaatatgatttttcaatttcatcggaaactattttttttttaattttttaattaaaaacatgccacatcaataataaaaaatgccaagtcattgtTCCCTTAACCACGTAAGTAACACCGTTAACAACAGTTAGTAAAAGGACCAACACaactcagttttaaaacttaagggacTAATTATGCTCGcttcaaacttgagggaccaattgcgcACATAGGGTAAACTTCAGGGACCAACATTATAGTTTTGCCAAAGAATAACTCACTTATATTTACATGGAAGACATCATCAACTTTAATATAGAAATTCTGCATCCCACATATAGCATCAGCAGGCGAAAAATATATCTTTGTTTAGGCAGACAATTCTAGGTAGCCTTCAACTTGGTCCTGCTCACAAGTAACACTAATGTAAAGTCAAATGGCATTTTCTATTTACCAAATCGATACAgtaacatttttgtttttgaagtgATAATACATGCAGCTGTTTAAGGTAGGCAACAACGGAATGgcaaaatatgaaattatgtCCTCTGCTTCAATAGCTCCCTAGAGTACACCCAATTAATGAGGcattaaaaatgagaagaaaatatttaattaattatccattatGTCTATACTCTCAGGCATTCATAATGAATATCAGTTATTGGAAAGACAGTGGCATTTGCGAATAAACATGACTGGGCTGCAAGctcatatgaaaattttgagaactaacccacaaggaaaaaaaaaaaaatgtgcttgAAACAGAAGTGAGCAGAGATTCACTTAGGACTCCAAGAGATTGACTTATGTTTCCGTCTCCAGGAAAAAAATGATTATGCTTCATGATTGAATAATCTTCTTGTTAAGAAATAAGAGTATTCAGCTAAGAATTTGTGgtggaaaaaatgaaaagaaatagaaaagaggATCAAATGATAATTGGGCTACCAAAAATAGTTTGCAGTATTATTAGAAAAAAGTCACGAAAtctgaatttaaaataaagatatGCAGGCATAAGGCATAAATTGTGTCCACTTATTCCATATTagcatcaaaaagaaaattaaatgctGAACCATGACCAATGACAGAACAAATGATAATGCCCTTCTATCTGAAGCTTCCTTCTCTTCTCACCTATTTACCATGTTTCCTGAAGCAAAGGACATTAACAAACTAATCCAAATAAACAACTGGAATAGCATAAgaataatgcaaaaaaactaagagagagaaagcaggAAACCAGTCTATGATCCTTGTGACATTTATGTCACGCAAACTGAATCTCATCTTGTCCAGCTACTAAAAGTAGTATTAATTCCTATGATCATTAGATATTCTCTTTTTCAAGATGATTCATTCCTACTTCTCTTTTTAGACAAGTTTTCAGGTTCATTGCAGAcgattcatttcttttttagatcTTGTTACAAAGGAGAGACACTTCATATAGACTCCTGAGCTGCCCTTGCAATCTCTAAACTTGAAATAGTTTTATATAATATCCTACATTCAACATACATTTTTGTTATACATCGATAATTGGGGGTGGGTGATTTGAACCTTGAATGGCTCTGTTGGAAATACTAGGAATTGCCAATTAAGCTACAAGGCTCTAGGCATCCTACATTCAACATACTAAGaaaagttttgcattttaaaatACTTCtaaatgaatttcttttttttataagttataCTTCTAAATCAAACTGATATAGCTTGCACCATTACTATAAATAACAATTTAGATCTATCTCACATCTACAATCAGAGGTGTCAAGTAAATTTATTATTACCACAAAAATTAAAGATGACCCAATTATTATATGTCATGAAACAAtgaaaaaagattgaaaagtaCCTTTCAATGCCCTcaaaacattgaaaataaaaaaatgcaggACACCCAGATCAAAACAGGACAGAAATCACGAATTTAGAAATTCTAAAGTTGTTAATAAAACATGTAAAAATAATTCAGACCTCAGAAAACCATTAAGCGCAGTTATTTTCCGTAACCAAACCTCACACTCTTTGCTGCTCCCATCTCATAGCACACACAAatactcatctttttttttttttttttctttctttttttctgacattttcaaagaaaagaaaggagcaTGGATATTGCtataattgaaagaaaatgtGAAATCTCACCAAAGGAAAATTTTGGGCTGCTCCAAGAACACTTTCTTCAACTGCAATTTACATAAATGGTGAATTTAGAAGCATAATAAAAATCAGCCTTGGAATCAGAATATATTctctaaagagagagagagataatctCTAGGTTATCTCCCGGACTATATCCATAAAAAATCTCCTCTTAACTTATTCAAATTTATGTAAGAACTCTTGAAGACAAAATATTGATCAGTGACAATGGAAATAGGAGACACTAAGACACtgatacacttttttttttggataggtaatagatatcttcattaaaaaaagtacGTCATGTTCATGATGATGGACAAAATGTACTAGAAACAAATCAAATAGAGATAGAATGCATGaaatcaaaaatggaaatacaTTGTGTAAAACCCCAAGTATGAGACCACCCAAACAATGTCCCAACTAGCAAGGACTTCAAAAAATCCGCAAATTTCTCAATGTCCTCAAAAGTGCGACACAATATACTAATAATTTATCTATTAGTCCTCATCCATATGTCTAATTGTTTCTtcaatataatttccaaaaacaGATATCTTTCACTATAATGACAATGTTGAACCCATATTGTTCCTTCATTGTTTTTCTTCTAATAGATAATGGAAAAGGACAATGTTGAACCTGTATCATGATTCTCCTTGGATTTCAAATCTTGTTTCTCTTAGATAAATAAGAAATGTTTCATTAGAAGAAAGGTTGGCAAATCTTTCAATATCCTTGATGCCATCATACAATCATAAGACTATAAGAGTAACAATGTAagctatatatattttgttaaaaaaaatgaaaaatataggtttttaaagttgttttgttATGACATCTGTAATTAAGTATTCAATACTTACATCTAAGGAGAGCTAATGTACTAAAAGCAATGTGCCACATGTTGCGTACATCATCGGGAGTGATGATATTTTCTgccaggaaaaaaaatgtgttttcaatCAGATAGATACAATGCAGATAAATATACATTTCAATTCATATGCACACAAAGTTTTGGTCCAAATCAAAATACCGGGACATGGGAAAACTGAAAGAGTTTAACTTTCAGATTCTCCTTGAGTGCCTGTCAAAACATTCAATTTAATAACCTGTGTCAAGTGTCAACCCAATAACGAAATTAATAACATAAacagagtgtgtgtgtgtgtttgtgtgttcaCATGCatttaagagagaaacaaagagagTGGGAGACACTTGTACTGCAACAAGCTAAGATATGCAGAATCAAACCCAAGACTCCTACTCCTTGAACACTGCTGGGttagtatttaatttttgtaatatgGGATGTGCACAAACATGAAGTTTACCTATTCAACAACAACATCTAAAATTGGCACAAAGCTAACATGAATAAAGCAAAAGTTTCCCGTCTCTAAAATGAGAAGTATTCACGAAAAGAAGTCATTTAATTATACTAAGTTAAAGTTAAAGATCAGGTTTCTTACTCAAGTATTTGTATCAATATAAGAAAACAATTGATCCTACATGAACAAGCAAAAGTAGTGTTATGAAATTTAACCAAAGAGATATACGATGAACTGTTCATTGCTCAAGTTAAAATTAATACTACGTTAGCATGAATTAAGGGCACCAAAGTgatcaaataaataaacaaattacaGATGCACCATACTGACCATCCAATGTATGAATTGCATTGAGAGGATCCTTGTGATCATCAAACTCAACAAATGGATATTCCGGTGGTCTTTGAGCAACCCAAACACTGCAGAATTTCATTAAGATCTTACATCATGCTGCTATCAAGTTTGTTTCCCAGACAGAAAAATGCGTCAACATACAAGCACACATATGTTACCCCTCACCACaccccacaaaaaataaaaggaaacaacttttatttattCCATCGGCATTACAAACATAGAAATATCACACCAAATAGTTATGATTTATCCTCATCATGCTTCACTAAGAGGAATTTCGATAAGCAAGAATCATATGACATAGAGTATTAATATATATGCAACTTAGACTTGGCCCAGAGTTATGTAATTAAAGTACAATAACTACAGGTTGTCATTTAATTTGATCATGCCAACACCAACACATATTAATGTCAAACACAGAGATTATAGTAGACCTTAACTCAattaattctcaaaaataatacAGTTAGCACAAAACTGGCATACATTAAAAAGTAAAGTATACAAAATTCTTGCATGACTAATAATTTCATGAAATGGGACCAATTCAAACGGAAACATTTGCAGTGaagcattcaaaaaaaaaaaaaaatgatttaggGATTTGTAAATTGGAACTAAAAGCCCCATTAAGTAGAAAACTGGAATTGGGGCCTTTAAGTTCCATCCAAAATCCAATTCCAATCAAGGAAAAGTCTACCACTATCATCTGATCCAATTCTGACCAttgaacaaaaatagaaaaggaagtACCCTGCACCCCCATAATTTAAAAAAGGAACTGGGGCCTTATAAAATTAGTACGATATAAGAATACATataattatggaaaaaatattaatgaacttGGATGCTTTCCTCTTGAGCATTTTCAGAAACAATTCAATGAATTCATATCCTTCTTTGTATGCATTGTTAGCAAAGAAATAGATAGTCAgtgttataattaaaaaaaaaattaaataaataaaaaaactatttggGCGTTTTCACAAACAATGATATGCTACTTTGTACACAACAGATTTCAAATTAAAGGTTTATGAAGTTatgattaaataaaataactttaatCTCAACCTTATAGTAACCTGTAAAACTTAATTAACACGAATATCATATAAAGCATtagcaaaattaaagaaaaaaatggaaagaaatcACATTAGTAATCAAAATTAGTAGGAAGCAAATAGGTTTAAAGTATTAAACTTTACAGCAGAATAAAACTAAGAACCTTGGAAAAGCCTTTCGAAGTTGCTCCGcaataaagaaaatagagatTGCAAGCaaaaccaaggaaaaaaaaaaaaaaaaaaaggctgaacAGCTAACCTTGAAGAAACCGCAGCTATTGATGGttcaaaaacaaaatggaaGCAAATCTTCCTCTATCATCAATTTCTTTCTTCCCCTATCTCGTTTTGAGCCAAACCGAGAAAATAAAAGCCATATCTGCTTGCGTCATTTACTTCCTATCCTTCTTTCACTCTTTAGCATCTTCTAATTGCGGAATCAAATaacttcttttttgaaaaaaaaaaaaaaaaaaaactaataatttatatttagcTAGTAACACAAATTGTATTACACGGTTAGTTGGTGGAGACGTGGAACGACATGAGCTcacaattttttatcaattacTTACAGATTGCCAAGTAGCAATTTGTGTAGAATTTTGCGGTACTAGCATTGCTTTGTCTTTTCAATTTTATCCGCTCAAGTCTATTTTATCACCTATAATTCTTGagttcgaattttttttttttttttggatagaaatttaAGTTCGAATTTGGTAAGGATAGAATGTAAAACATTACACTGTTTAATAATagattgtcacatcaatttttttattgaaaactcAATACATGTGGTACTCACATTTAAGCTGGGATGCAAGGATGCAGCAAAACAGCTGCTGCACCCGCGTTTGATGCTGCTGCCTGCGTGTTGGTgccgcgttttttttttttttttttttttttttttttttacatttctcGACTTGCGCCAATTCGTGTCAAATCAAGTCGATTCGCGCCGACTTGGGCCAAATAGGTCCGTATCGGGCGAAACTGCCGAAACACACCGGTATCGGTACCGACACCCAACCGGCCG
The sequence above is drawn from the Quercus lobata isolate SW786 chromosome 12, ValleyOak3.0 Primary Assembly, whole genome shotgun sequence genome and encodes:
- the LOC115970056 gene encoding uncharacterized protein LOC115970056 codes for the protein MKFCSVWVAQRPPEYPFVEFDDHKDPLNAIHTLDENIITPDDVRNMWHIAFSTLALLRFEESVLGAAQNFPLFVNVLCFRKHGK
- the LOC115971728 gene encoding receptor-like protein kinase 7 isoform X1; translation: MSSRPYLYHFCFLFCFFSLLSGIQSDDLQILMKLKSTLQTPNTNVFNSWESSNSMCKDFTGITCNSGGSVTEIKLSNQNLTGAVPLDSICQLQSLEKLSLGFNQFNGPIMADLKKCVKLKYLDLGNNFFSGSSIPDISTMGQLQYLYLNNSGFSGTFPWKSLHNVTGLIELSVGDNFFEPFQFPDEVLQLTNLTVLYLSHCNMQGTIPTGIGNLKQLTSIELSDNNMTGEIPAEIGNLVNLWRLEIYNNSFNGKLPVGLRNLTKLRQFDASQNYLEGDLSELKFLTNVVSLQLYENSLSGQVPAEFGEFKSLVNLSLYRNSFTGPLPENLGSWAKFDFIDVSENLFTGPIPPNMCKQGTMKGLLMLQNNFTGEIPATYANCPTLRRFRVNNNSLSGTVPAGIWGLPNLNIIDITLNNIEGPITSDIKNAKSLSQLFASSNRLYGELPAEISEATSLVSIRLNDNQISGNIPTNIGDLKQLGALQLQNNRLSGSIPDTIGSCYSLSDINTANNSLSGDIPSSLGSLPTLNSLNLSYNKLSGQIPGSLASLRLSLLDLSHNTLTGLVPQALAIEAYNGSFAGNSGLCSLRISAFPKCPSGSHMPKYVHTIIICLAIGLALLLVALLCCFKLKKSEKDHQNRSLKDESWDFKSFHVLSFTEDEILDSIKQENLIGTGGSGNVYKVAVSNGTNELAVKHIWNTDGKKSQSTTPMLSKRAGKSKQFDAEVQTLSSIRHMNVVKLYCSITSEDSSLLVYEYLPNGSLWDRLHSSQKMELDWDTRYEIAVGAARGLEYLHHGCEKPVIHRDVKSSNILLDESMKPKIADFGLAKTLQANGGRDSTQVIAGTHGYIAPEYGYTYKVNEKSDVYSFGVVLMELVSGKCPIDPEYGENKDIVSWVSSKIKTRESVLSVVDSRIPEVLKEDVVKVLKISVLCTATLHTLRPTMRSVVQMLEDAEPGKLLGIAITKDGASKSSKNSGVTGTGKFNPDS
- the LOC115971728 gene encoding receptor-like protein kinase 7 isoform X2, with amino-acid sequence MSSRPYLYHFCFLFCFFSLLSGIQSDDLQILMKLKSTLQTPNTNVFNSWESSNSMCKDFTGITCNSGGSVTEIKLSNQNLTGAVPLDSICQLQSLEKLSLGFNQFNGPIMADLKKCVKLKYLDLGNNFFSGSSIPDISTMGQLQYLYLNNSGFSGTFPWKSLHNVTGLIELSVGDNFFEPFQFPDEVLQLTNLTVLYLSHCNMQGTIPTGIGNLKQLTSIELSDNNMTGEIPAEIGNLVNLWRLEIYNNSFNGKLPVGLRNLTKLRQFDASQNYLEGDLSELKFLTNVVSLQLYENSLSGQVPAEFGEFKSLVNLSLYRNSFTGPLPENLGSWAKFDFIDVSENLFTGPIPPNMCKQGTMKGLLMLQNNFTGEIPATYANCPTLRRFRVNNNSLSGTVPAGIWGLPNLNIIDITLNNIEGPITSDIKNAKSLSQLFASSNRLYGELPAEISEATSLVSIRLNDNQISGNIPTNIGDLKQLGALQLQNNRLSGSIPDTIGSCYSLSDINTANNSLSGDIPSSLGSLPTLNSLNLSYNKLSGQIPGSLASLRLSLLDLSHNTLTGLVPQALAIEAYNGSFAGNSGLCSLRISAFPKCPSGSHMPKYVHTIIICLAIGLALLLVALLCCFKLKKSEKDHQNRSLKDESWDFKSFHVLSFTEDEILDSIKQENLIGTGGSGNVYKVAVSNGTNELAVKHIWNTDGKKSQSTTPMLSKRAGKSKQFDAEVQTLSSIRHMNVVKLYCSITSEDSSLLVYEYLPNGSLWDRLHSSQKMELDWDTRYEIAVGAARGLEYLHHGCEKPVIHRDVKSSNILLDESMKPKIADFGLAKTLQANGGRDSTQNMGTHTK